The Actinocatenispora sera genome has a window encoding:
- a CDS encoding TetR/AcrR family transcriptional regulator — translation MRGRVPPRPVAEIAEAGARVFLTKGYRAAGISDVAAALKLSHGAVYTYVRSKEALLYLALLRLTRPEALAGLEIPVATPTAAQVAAAFETGDDPFPVLTAAVGPDRPHVAVAAELAAVVDELYGFVEHNRHLLALVERCAADLPELAQYYFVRRRRALLASLAEFLERHLRSGALRPMPDVPAAARFIVETVTWFAWHRRDDPDSADLDDDACRRTVRHLLLAAFVPDTPA, via the coding sequence ATGCGTGGACGGGTACCGCCGAGGCCGGTGGCAGAGATCGCCGAGGCCGGGGCACGGGTGTTCCTGACCAAGGGCTACCGGGCGGCCGGGATCTCCGACGTCGCCGCTGCGCTGAAACTCAGCCACGGCGCGGTCTACACGTACGTCCGGAGCAAGGAGGCGTTGCTCTACCTCGCGCTGCTGCGACTGACGCGACCCGAGGCGCTGGCCGGGCTGGAGATTCCGGTGGCCACACCGACCGCCGCGCAGGTCGCCGCGGCGTTCGAGACCGGCGACGACCCGTTCCCGGTACTGACCGCGGCGGTCGGCCCCGACCGCCCACACGTCGCGGTCGCCGCGGAACTCGCCGCCGTCGTCGACGAGCTGTACGGGTTCGTCGAGCACAACCGGCACCTGCTCGCGCTGGTCGAGCGCTGCGCCGCCGACCTGCCCGAGCTGGCGCAGTACTACTTCGTGCGGCGCCGGCGCGCGCTGCTCGCCTCGCTCGCCGAGTTCCTGGAGCGCCACCTGCGCTCGGGTGCGCTGCGCCCGATGCCGGACGTGCCGGCCGCGGCGCGGTTCATCGTCGAAACCGTCACCTGGTTCGCCTGGCACCGCCGCGACGACCCCGACTCCGCCGACCTCGACGACGACGCGTGCCGGCGCACCGTGCGTCACCTGCTGCTCGCCGCGTTCGTCCCCGACACGCCCGCCTGA
- a CDS encoding glycosyltransferase family 39 protein → MPDLELPATAHRAGAPAAGPAAPDRGADEPASGSGASDRGADGPLSGSAAPDRGADEPLSGSVAGPARDEPTVDGRRRATLAWRPVLAIMAVTGLVHLAVATRFGWHRDEFYYVISGRHLAWGYPDQPPLAPLLARLAADLPGGVLPLRLLAIAAQLGCVLLVAALVAELGGRGRAQAVAAGAVAACPVFVAASMLFGTTVLDQLAWAAVLLTVTRALRTGTVRGWLLAGAVAGIGLENKDTIGVLLLGITIGVLLFHRAALRTAGPWLGAALAVLLTVPNLLWDARHGWPELHMGAVLAAQQGGPLGSLAQLPELALLLAGPPLVTLWFFGIRWLASESGRNHRWILVVAATAIVVFTASGGKSYYPAPVLIGLFAAGSRWFEARSVATAPRQRWRYPVAIVTCGIFAVVFGLPVLPVRAENVLRAVNPQPVETYGWPSFVRQVTAAAATMPPGTTIFTSNYGEAGALTTLGPADGLRLPVASGHNAYMLWGPPPGTTPDHVLCVGEFHPHYLHRAWSDVREIAPITTPGGIVDEETAQHAAIYSCSRPHGNWTRLWPALRHLD, encoded by the coding sequence GTGCCCGATCTCGAACTACCCGCCACCGCCCACCGTGCCGGCGCGCCCGCCGCCGGACCCGCCGCGCCCGATCGGGGCGCCGACGAGCCGGCGTCCGGGTCCGGTGCGTCCGACCGGGGCGCCGACGGGCCGCTCTCCGGGTCCGCCGCGCCGGATCGGGGCGCCGACGAGCCGCTCTCCGGGTCCGTCGCCGGCCCTGCCCGGGACGAACCCACCGTCGACGGGAGGCGGCGTGCCACGCTGGCGTGGCGGCCGGTACTGGCGATCATGGCGGTCACCGGGCTCGTGCACCTCGCGGTGGCGACCCGGTTCGGCTGGCATCGCGACGAGTTCTACTACGTGATCTCCGGCCGTCACCTGGCCTGGGGCTACCCCGATCAGCCGCCGCTGGCCCCGCTCCTGGCCCGGCTGGCCGCCGACCTGCCCGGCGGGGTACTGCCGCTGCGGCTGCTCGCGATCGCCGCCCAGCTCGGCTGCGTACTGCTGGTCGCCGCGCTGGTCGCCGAGCTCGGCGGGCGCGGCCGCGCCCAGGCCGTCGCGGCCGGCGCCGTCGCCGCCTGCCCGGTGTTCGTCGCCGCCTCGATGCTGTTCGGTACCACCGTGCTCGACCAGCTGGCCTGGGCCGCCGTGTTGCTCACCGTGACCCGCGCGCTGCGTACCGGCACGGTGCGCGGCTGGCTGCTGGCGGGCGCCGTCGCCGGGATCGGGTTGGAGAACAAGGACACCATCGGCGTGCTGCTGCTCGGCATCACGATCGGCGTGCTGCTGTTCCACCGCGCCGCACTGCGCACCGCCGGGCCGTGGCTGGGCGCGGCGCTCGCTGTACTGCTGACCGTACCGAACCTGCTGTGGGACGCCCGGCACGGCTGGCCCGAACTGCACATGGGCGCGGTACTGGCGGCGCAGCAGGGCGGCCCGCTCGGCTCCCTGGCCCAGCTGCCCGAACTGGCGCTGCTGCTGGCCGGTCCGCCGCTGGTCACGCTGTGGTTCTTCGGCATCCGCTGGCTGGCCTCGGAGTCCGGCCGCAACCACCGGTGGATCCTCGTGGTGGCGGCGACCGCGATCGTGGTGTTCACCGCCAGCGGCGGCAAGAGCTACTACCCGGCGCCGGTGCTGATCGGGCTGTTCGCCGCCGGCAGCAGGTGGTTCGAGGCCCGCAGCGTCGCGACGGCGCCGCGGCAGCGCTGGCGGTACCCGGTCGCGATCGTCACCTGCGGGATCTTCGCCGTCGTGTTCGGCCTGCCGGTGCTGCCGGTACGCGCCGAGAACGTGTTGCGCGCGGTCAACCCGCAGCCGGTGGAGACCTACGGCTGGCCGTCGTTCGTCCGGCAGGTCACCGCGGCCGCGGCCACGATGCCGCCCGGTACCACCATCTTCACCAGCAACTACGGTGAGGCCGGGGCGCTGACCACGCTCGGCCCGGCCGACGGGCTGCGACTACCGGTCGCCAGCGGGCACAACGCATACATGCTGTGGGGCCCGCCGCCCGGTACCACGCCCGACCACGTGCTGTGCGTCGGCGAGTTCCACCCGCACTACCTGCACCGCGCCTGGTCCGACGTGCGGGAGATCGCGCCGATCACCACCCCGGGCGGCATCGTGGACGAGGAGACCGCCCAGCACGCCGCCATCTACTCCTGCTCCCGGCCACACGGCAACTGGACCCGACTCTGGCCCGCTCTCCGCCACCTCGACTAG
- a CDS encoding phosphotransferase family protein has protein sequence MTDGDWRDGGFRQRRPSAETLAWVAASMGRGSRVVGYRRLTGGVCSAVHRVTVEGRGGRSFVVLRQYPAGLGLQEALANEIANLGVVAGSGLPVPSVLATDVAGASTGGAPSLLMTRLPGHVHLDPADPRSWLTRIAEIAVSLHSLDLPAETFDPWTDSWIAPVGELRVPAGARRPAVWKAAFAAMAAPPPEDTAVFLHGDFLPVNLLWSRGRITGLTDWNGIHRGPRAIDVGQCRRYLAALESPEWSEQLRLLYESIAGVTLDPWWDLYALLHHGDSQPKWIRGQVAGRRPVEVSGMTSRVEDAVEAALRRLG, from the coding sequence ATGACCGACGGCGACTGGCGGGACGGCGGGTTCAGGCAGCGTCGGCCCTCCGCGGAGACCCTCGCCTGGGTTGCGGCCTCGATGGGTCGAGGCAGCCGCGTCGTCGGCTACCGCCGATTGACCGGTGGTGTCTGCTCTGCCGTGCACCGGGTGACTGTCGAGGGGCGTGGCGGGCGAAGTTTCGTCGTGCTGCGGCAGTACCCGGCCGGGCTCGGCCTGCAGGAAGCCTTGGCGAACGAGATCGCCAACCTTGGTGTCGTGGCGGGAAGCGGGCTCCCGGTCCCGAGCGTCCTGGCCACCGACGTGGCCGGTGCATCGACCGGCGGCGCGCCGTCGTTGCTGATGACCCGGCTGCCGGGGCACGTTCACCTCGATCCGGCGGACCCTCGGTCGTGGCTGACGCGGATCGCGGAGATCGCCGTGTCGCTGCATTCCCTCGATCTACCCGCGGAGACGTTCGACCCGTGGACGGATTCCTGGATCGCGCCCGTCGGCGAGCTCCGGGTGCCGGCCGGCGCGCGGAGGCCAGCTGTGTGGAAGGCGGCGTTTGCCGCCATGGCGGCGCCGCCACCGGAGGACACCGCCGTGTTCCTGCACGGCGACTTCCTGCCGGTCAACCTGCTGTGGTCGCGCGGGAGAATCACCGGGCTGACCGACTGGAACGGCATCCATCGAGGGCCGCGCGCGATCGACGTCGGGCAGTGTCGCCGGTACCTGGCGGCGCTCGAATCGCCCGAGTGGTCCGAGCAGCTCCGGTTGCTCTACGAGTCGATCGCCGGGGTGACGCTCGATCCGTGGTGGGACCTGTACGCCCTGCTGCACCATGGCGACAGCCAGCCGAAGTGGATCCGCGGTCAGGTCGCCGGGCGCCGTCCCGTCGAGGTGTCCGGCATGACTTCCCGGGTCGAGGATGCTGTCGAGGCGGCGCTCCGGCGCCTCGGATAG
- a CDS encoding GNAT family N-acetyltransferase, with protein MDTQIQRFAVANLRRRPLVVETGGFVAGFSPDTDSPYLNYATPLPGAAPTANDVAGLVAQFRDRGLLPRLEFAPQAAPRVEPALRAAGFTTEAVHEYLVCTPDTLTVPRAVSVPRVQTPATDEQYAALDAALGEAFGDGFASSPEGVARLRRMQDDGGAVRFVPAADGGCAGGAACSPPAEDTAELGGVGTRPAYRGRGIATAVTAALAEAMFVQGAGSVWLEYSGDGSRRVYERVGFRPQGTRLYLSLPVQRS; from the coding sequence ATGGACACCCAGATTCAACGCTTCGCCGTGGCCAACCTTCGGCGCCGCCCGCTGGTCGTCGAGACCGGCGGATTCGTCGCAGGATTCAGCCCGGACACCGACAGCCCGTACCTGAACTACGCCACGCCGCTGCCCGGTGCCGCGCCGACCGCGAACGACGTTGCCGGCCTGGTCGCGCAGTTCCGGGACCGCGGTCTGCTGCCCCGGCTGGAGTTCGCGCCGCAGGCCGCACCGCGGGTCGAGCCGGCCCTGCGCGCGGCCGGCTTCACCACCGAGGCGGTACACGAGTACCTCGTCTGCACCCCCGACACGTTGACGGTTCCCCGGGCCGTCTCGGTTCCCCGGGTGCAGACACCCGCCACCGACGAGCAGTACGCGGCGCTGGATGCCGCGCTCGGTGAGGCGTTCGGCGACGGTTTCGCGTCCTCCCCGGAGGGCGTCGCCCGGCTGCGGCGCATGCAGGACGACGGCGGGGCGGTGCGCTTCGTACCGGCAGCCGACGGCGGCTGTGCCGGTGGGGCGGCGTGCTCCCCGCCGGCCGAGGACACCGCCGAGCTGGGCGGTGTCGGTACCCGGCCCGCATACCGCGGACGGGGCATCGCGACCGCGGTGACCGCGGCGCTGGCCGAGGCGATGTTCGTCCAGGGAGCCGGATCGGTGTGGCTGGAGTACTCCGGCGACGGCTCCCGCCGGGTCTACGAGCGCGTCGGTTTCCGGCCGCAGGGCACCCGCCTCTACCTCTCGCTGCCCGTACAGCGGTCGTAG
- a CDS encoding MFS transporter codes for MSAPTVPAERSRTPQLLGLSLAYFMVLLDTTVLAVAERSIMTSLHTGVVGVGWATTTYTMALAAALVLGGSLADRLGGYRVFVVGVAGFGAASLACACSPDLAALLVFRALLGLFAAAIVPSSLALIAHLYRQPRSRGRAISAWAAISGAAMAAGPVLGGWLIAVAGWRAVFVLNAPLALVVLVLCRSRIATVRRARAISWLPHLVLAATLASATLAITRAGQRSWPQAALFGLVALALAFGTAAIDRSSPAPLVPGSLRRNRPVWTAFGWGAAINYALTTVIFSIPLVLAASPARTGVALLPMTLLVAVNPLLTGRLVAAFGPVVPIRLGFVAFPVGLCLAAAAVAGDHAVLLGVGLLLCGAGVSWTLPALVGYAVDRAAPDAAGAVGGILNATRQVGATLAAAAAGATLSPRTPAVPFLIAAAVCLIGLASTVARHRSRTPDRAPELPSDRVSN; via the coding sequence GTGTCCGCGCCCACCGTGCCCGCCGAACGTTCCCGGACCCCGCAACTGCTCGGACTGTCGCTCGCGTACTTCATGGTGTTGCTGGACACCACGGTGCTCGCCGTCGCCGAGCGCAGCATCATGACCTCGCTGCACACCGGCGTCGTCGGCGTCGGCTGGGCGACCACGACCTACACCATGGCGCTGGCCGCCGCGCTGGTGCTGGGCGGCAGCCTCGCCGACCGGCTCGGCGGCTACCGGGTCTTCGTCGTCGGGGTGGCCGGCTTCGGCGCCGCCTCGCTGGCCTGCGCGTGCTCGCCCGACCTCGCCGCGCTGCTGGTGTTCCGGGCGCTGCTGGGGCTTTTCGCCGCCGCGATCGTGCCGAGCTCGCTCGCCCTGATCGCCCACCTGTACCGGCAGCCGCGCTCGCGCGGGCGGGCGATCAGCGCCTGGGCGGCGATCAGCGGCGCCGCGATGGCGGCGGGCCCCGTACTGGGCGGGTGGTTGATCGCCGTGGCGGGCTGGCGCGCCGTGTTCGTGCTCAACGCGCCGCTGGCGCTGGTCGTACTGGTGCTGTGCCGGTCGCGGATCGCCACCGTGCGGCGGGCCCGGGCGATCTCGTGGCTGCCGCATCTCGTGCTGGCCGCGACGCTTGCCTCCGCGACGCTCGCGATCACCCGGGCCGGCCAGCGCTCGTGGCCGCAGGCCGCCCTGTTCGGCCTGGTCGCGCTGGCTCTGGCGTTCGGCACGGCGGCGATCGATCGGTCCTCGCCGGCGCCGCTGGTCCCGGGCTCGCTGCGGCGCAACCGGCCGGTGTGGACCGCGTTCGGCTGGGGCGCCGCGATCAACTACGCGCTGACCACGGTGATCTTCTCGATCCCGCTGGTGCTGGCGGCGAGCCCGGCTCGAACGGGGGTCGCGCTGCTGCCGATGACGCTGCTGGTGGCGGTCAACCCGCTGCTGACCGGGCGGCTGGTGGCCGCCTTCGGACCGGTGGTGCCGATCAGGCTGGGTTTCGTCGCGTTCCCGGTCGGGCTGTGCCTGGCCGCGGCCGCGGTGGCCGGCGACCACGCCGTACTGCTCGGTGTCGGGCTGTTGCTGTGCGGGGCCGGCGTGTCCTGGACGCTGCCGGCGTTGGTGGGCTACGCGGTCGACCGTGCCGCGCCGGATGCCGCCGGCGCGGTCGGCGGCATCCTCAACGCCACCCGCCAGGTCGGCGCCACCCTCGCTGCCGCGGCGGCCGGTGCCACCCTGTCGCCGCGCACGCCGGCCGTACCGTTCCTGATCGCGGCGGCGGTCTGCCTGATCGGCCTGGCCAGTACCGTGGCACGGCACCGTTCCCGCACCCCGGACCGGGCGCCCGAGCTGCCCTCCGATCGGGTCTCGAACTGA
- a CDS encoding LysR family transcriptional regulator: protein MDLDQLRTALALLRYRTINRTAAAEGLAPSSVSDRVRRLEAELGAPLFSRDHTGMHPTAAGRDYLRAAATALATLDEAAEHLHATPGLVVGAQASVADELLPAVLDELRRSHPDLRVRLRPDPDRGRLLAALDGGEIDAAVLLDTGEQVGDLGFPPPASAPEHLDLRTVAMTVVAAPRHPLLGRPATMDEIRRTGGLLGREPGCSFWMATRRWLGPDVDLTAVGGLAQVRDWVATGRGIALLPRFAVRADLDSGRLAALDVAVPPLQLRLIWRHDDDAADRLRPLLYALTRA from the coding sequence GTGGACCTGGACCAACTCCGCACCGCGCTCGCGCTGCTGCGGTACCGGACGATCAACCGCACGGCCGCGGCCGAGGGCCTCGCGCCGTCGTCGGTGTCCGACCGCGTCCGCCGGCTGGAGGCCGAACTCGGCGCGCCGCTGTTCTCCCGCGACCACACCGGCATGCACCCGACCGCCGCCGGCCGCGACTACCTCCGGGCCGCGGCCACCGCGCTGGCGACGCTCGACGAGGCCGCCGAGCACCTGCACGCCACGCCGGGTCTGGTCGTCGGCGCGCAGGCGTCCGTCGCCGACGAACTGCTCCCGGCGGTACTCGACGAGCTGCGTCGCTCGCACCCCGACCTTCGGGTACGGCTCCGGCCGGATCCCGACCGCGGGCGGCTGCTGGCGGCGCTCGACGGCGGCGAGATCGACGCCGCGGTCCTGCTCGACACCGGCGAGCAGGTCGGCGATCTCGGGTTCCCGCCGCCGGCATCGGCGCCGGAACATCTCGACCTGCGTACCGTGGCGATGACCGTGGTCGCCGCGCCACGCCATCCGCTGCTCGGCCGGCCGGCGACCATGGACGAGATCCGGCGCACCGGCGGGCTGCTCGGGCGCGAGCCCGGCTGCTCGTTCTGGATGGCCACCCGGCGCTGGCTCGGCCCCGACGTCGACCTCACCGCCGTCGGCGGCCTGGCCCAGGTACGCGACTGGGTCGCCACCGGCCGCGGCATCGCGCTGCTGCCCCGCTTCGCCGTCCGTGCCGACCTCGACTCCGGCCGCCTCGCCGCGCTGGACGTAGCGGTACCGCCGCTGCAGTTGCGGCTGATCTGGCGGCACGACGACGACGCGGCCGACCGGCTCCGGCCGCTGCTCTACGCGCTGACCCGGGCGTGA
- a CDS encoding VOC family protein yields MAARIGELVLGCRDPQLLARFWCEMLDFVVLDREDDGTLEIGPREGWGGPQATIILSYRDEPEPGKSRLHIDLNPTDRDQDAELERLLKLGARPADIGQTGEEPWHVLVDPEGNEFCLLRARIDPV; encoded by the coding sequence ATGGCGGCTCGTATCGGTGAACTCGTCCTCGGTTGTCGCGACCCCCAGTTGCTGGCGCGGTTCTGGTGCGAGATGCTCGACTTCGTCGTACTCGACCGCGAGGACGACGGCACCCTGGAGATCGGTCCGCGCGAGGGATGGGGCGGCCCGCAGGCGACGATCATCCTCAGCTACCGGGACGAGCCGGAGCCGGGCAAGTCCCGGCTGCACATCGACCTCAACCCCACCGACCGCGACCAGGACGCCGAACTGGAGCGCCTGCTGAAGCTCGGCGCCCGCCCGGCCGACATCGGCCAGACCGGCGAGGAACCCTGGCACGTACTGGTCGACCCGGAGGGCAACGAGTTCTGCCTGCTCCGCGCCCGCATCGACCCGGTCTGA
- a CDS encoding SUKH-4 family immunity protein codes for MDDAALVALFAGSAGCPYPGEWQAAPLSERSVGGVPHAIVALDSGISALGVRRDDGSLWILPDDDEPDLVNASVEAFVAFTHEYVKANAEVEAHESNDAEASERGADQFADALRARFRELDAPAVADEDSFWSIAAEELGYRMIV; via the coding sequence ATGGATGATGCCGCGCTGGTCGCGTTGTTCGCCGGCTCCGCCGGCTGCCCGTACCCGGGCGAGTGGCAGGCCGCTCCGCTGTCGGAGCGCTCCGTCGGCGGGGTGCCGCACGCGATCGTGGCGCTCGATTCCGGCATCAGCGCCCTGGGCGTACGCCGCGACGACGGATCGCTGTGGATCCTGCCCGACGACGACGAACCCGATCTGGTCAACGCCAGCGTCGAGGCGTTCGTCGCGTTCACGCACGAGTATGTGAAGGCCAACGCCGAGGTGGAGGCCCACGAGTCGAACGATGCCGAAGCGTCCGAGCGTGGCGCAGACCAGTTCGCCGATGCGCTGCGGGCCAGGTTCCGGGAACTCGACGCACCCGCGGTCGCCGACGAGGACTCGTTCTGGAGTATCGCCGCCGAAGAACTCGGCTACAGGATGATCGTGTGA
- a CDS encoding helix-turn-helix domain-containing protein gives MDTPQQRAQVRDFLISRRERITPQQAGLPAYGGRRRVKGLRREEVALLAGVSVDYYVRMERGNLTGASDSVLDGVANALQLDEAEREHLFALARAAGPATNRRRRPAATTVRPVIRQVLDAITDAPAWVRNSRHDILAMNPMARALYSPVLASPVAGAKGNRPANTTRFAFLDPAAREYFVDHDRIAEDAAAALRLEAGHNPHDRALITLIGELSTQSELFRRHWASQNVKFHRSGRKRLRHPVVGRLDLNFESMPLASEPELRLNIYTADPNTPTADNLKLLATWAATLATEPVDTTDTAST, from the coding sequence GTGGACACCCCGCAGCAACGCGCCCAGGTCAGGGACTTCCTGATCTCCCGACGCGAACGCATCACCCCGCAGCAGGCCGGGCTGCCCGCCTACGGCGGACGCCGGCGCGTCAAGGGCCTGCGCCGCGAGGAGGTCGCATTGCTCGCCGGGGTCAGCGTCGACTACTACGTGCGGATGGAACGGGGGAACCTGACCGGCGCCTCCGACTCCGTCCTGGACGGTGTCGCGAACGCCCTGCAGCTCGACGAGGCCGAGCGCGAGCACCTGTTCGCGCTCGCCCGCGCCGCCGGCCCCGCCACCAACCGTCGCCGCCGCCCCGCCGCGACCACGGTACGGCCGGTCATCCGGCAGGTGCTCGACGCGATCACCGACGCACCCGCCTGGGTACGTAACTCCCGGCACGACATCCTCGCCATGAACCCGATGGCGCGGGCGCTCTACTCCCCCGTCCTCGCCTCGCCGGTGGCCGGTGCGAAGGGCAACCGGCCCGCCAACACCACCCGGTTCGCCTTCCTCGACCCGGCGGCGCGGGAGTACTTCGTCGACCACGATCGCATCGCCGAGGACGCCGCCGCGGCGCTGCGGCTGGAAGCCGGCCACAACCCGCACGACCGAGCCCTCATCACCCTCATCGGCGAGCTGTCCACCCAGAGCGAGCTGTTCCGCCGGCACTGGGCCTCGCAGAACGTCAAGTTCCACCGCAGCGGCCGCAAGCGGCTGCGCCACCCGGTCGTCGGCCGGCTCGACCTCAACTTCGAGTCGATGCCGCTGGCCTCCGAACCCGAACTGCGGCTCAACATCTACACCGCCGACCCCAACACCCCCACCGCCGACAACCTGAAGCTGCTCGCCACCTGGGCCGCCACCCTCGCCACCGAACCCGTCGACACCACCGACACCGCCTCGACGTAG
- a CDS encoding aldo/keto reductase, with protein sequence MTSTPDLLMNNGVTMPALGFGVFQSSPEETAAAVETALRVGYRHIDTAAAYFNERQVGEGIRRSGVDRADVFVETKVWVSDYGYDTTLHAFDKAARKLGVDQLDLLILHQPAPDRFDQTIAAYQALETLLADGKVRAIGVSNFMPHHLDELLKQTTIVPAVNQIELHPYFAQPEVQRADAEHGILTQAWSPIGGITFYPGWGEHRRNVLDDPTIGAIAAEHGKSPAQVMLRWQLQHGRSAIPKSTNPGRIAENFDVFDFELTADQVASMDALDTGVRNGPDPDVARPEMFARVIPED encoded by the coding sequence ATGACCTCGACTCCAGACCTGCTGATGAACAACGGTGTGACCATGCCCGCGCTCGGCTTTGGCGTGTTCCAGAGCTCGCCGGAGGAGACCGCGGCCGCGGTCGAGACGGCCCTGCGGGTCGGCTACCGGCACATCGACACCGCCGCCGCGTACTTCAACGAGCGTCAGGTCGGCGAGGGCATCCGCCGATCCGGGGTGGACCGCGCCGACGTGTTCGTCGAGACCAAGGTGTGGGTCAGCGACTACGGCTACGACACGACATTGCACGCGTTCGACAAGGCCGCCCGCAAGCTCGGCGTCGACCAGCTCGATCTGCTCATCCTGCACCAGCCGGCCCCGGACCGCTTCGATCAGACGATCGCGGCATACCAGGCGTTGGAGACGCTGCTGGCCGACGGCAAGGTCCGCGCGATCGGTGTCAGCAACTTCATGCCGCACCACCTCGACGAGTTGCTGAAGCAGACCACGATCGTGCCTGCGGTCAACCAGATCGAACTGCACCCGTACTTCGCGCAGCCGGAGGTGCAGCGCGCCGACGCCGAGCACGGCATCCTCACCCAGGCGTGGTCGCCGATCGGTGGCATCACGTTCTACCCGGGTTGGGGTGAGCACCGCCGCAACGTTCTCGACGATCCCACCATCGGCGCCATCGCCGCCGAGCACGGCAAGTCGCCGGCGCAGGTGATGCTGCGCTGGCAGCTGCAGCACGGCCGCTCCGCCATCCCCAAGTCCACCAACCCGGGCCGGATCGCGGAGAACTTCGACGTCTTCGACTTCGAGCTGACCGCCGACCAGGTCGCGAGCATGGATGCGCTGGACACCGGCGTACGCAACGGCCCCGACCCCGACGTGGCCCGCCCGGAGATGTTCGCCCGGGTCATCCCGGAGGACTGA
- a CDS encoding cupin domain-containing protein, with the protein MQKNPRAGTMRMAAASFTGEVWLDPVFDGDGSSRLTVVLVRFTPGARSNRHSHANGQLLVCTDGVGLVATRDGNTVLLRAGESVWTPAGEEHFHGGTAEHMMCHYAILDAAGHADATTWREAVTDEQYAAANAAVAVQR; encoded by the coding sequence ATGCAGAAGAATCCTCGGGCCGGCACCATGCGGATGGCGGCGGCGAGTTTCACCGGTGAGGTCTGGCTGGATCCGGTCTTCGACGGTGACGGCAGCTCCCGGCTGACCGTCGTGTTGGTCCGGTTCACCCCCGGTGCCCGCAGCAACCGGCACTCGCACGCCAACGGGCAGCTGCTGGTCTGCACCGACGGCGTGGGACTGGTCGCCACCCGCGACGGCAACACCGTCCTGTTGCGTGCCGGCGAGAGCGTGTGGACACCGGCCGGCGAGGAGCACTTCCACGGTGGTACCGCCGAGCACATGATGTGCCACTACGCCATCCTGGACGCCGCCGGCCACGCCGACGCCACGACCTGGCGGGAGGCCGTCACCGACGAGCAGTACGCCGCCGCCAACGCCGCCGTGGCCGTGCAGCGATGA
- a CDS encoding CGNR zinc finger domain-containing protein — MPITLDPMQPAALVELVNEWGTVPREVAGETDHPFPARPPAGLGVPEEQVDEPAMRRAADLLHPVFASTDPAERVALVAAMLTDTGVRPTIVDGADGVLAAWTVGAPAHALVAAGALTLREHLDRYGSDRLGICTGRACADVFVDASPTHDRRFCSVTCQNRARVAAYRRRRRATT; from the coding sequence GTGCCGATCACTCTCGATCCGATGCAGCCGGCCGCGCTGGTGGAACTGGTGAACGAATGGGGCACCGTGCCGCGCGAGGTCGCCGGCGAGACCGACCACCCGTTCCCGGCCCGGCCGCCGGCCGGCCTCGGCGTGCCCGAGGAGCAGGTCGACGAGCCGGCGATGCGCCGCGCCGCCGACCTGCTGCATCCGGTCTTCGCCAGCACCGATCCGGCCGAACGCGTCGCCCTGGTCGCCGCGATGCTCACCGACACCGGGGTACGCCCGACCATCGTCGACGGCGCGGACGGCGTCCTGGCCGCCTGGACGGTCGGCGCGCCCGCCCACGCGCTGGTCGCAGCCGGCGCCCTGACCCTGCGCGAGCACCTCGACCGGTACGGCAGCGATCGACTGGGAATCTGCACCGGGCGGGCCTGCGCCGACGTGTTCGTCGACGCCTCCCCCACGCACGATCGTCGCTTCTGCTCGGTGACCTGTCAGAACCGGGCCCGCGTCGCCGCCTACCGACGCCGCCGCCGGGCAACGACCTGA
- a CDS encoding LysE family translocator: MIDASLLPAYVVAVLLIALAPGPDMAYIVAAATAHGPRAGVLSAAGMALGMVVHVTATVVGVAALVTAVPVALDAIRLAGAVYLGWLAVDTLRSAAAGGLTGRVAPSRGQLLRRATLTNLANPKVILFFAAFLPHFVRADRGAVAGQLLVLGAVFLLVGLVVDSAIGLAAGQLRTALAPGSRAGRALTVLAGATFAVLAVLLVVDVVTAWR, from the coding sequence ATGATCGACGCCAGCCTGCTGCCCGCCTACGTCGTGGCCGTGCTGCTGATCGCCCTCGCCCCGGGGCCCGACATGGCCTACATCGTGGCTGCCGCCACCGCGCACGGCCCGCGGGCCGGGGTGCTGTCCGCCGCCGGCATGGCGCTGGGCATGGTCGTGCACGTCACGGCCACCGTGGTGGGGGTCGCTGCGCTCGTGACGGCCGTGCCGGTCGCGCTGGATGCGATCCGTCTCGCCGGCGCGGTCTACCTGGGCTGGCTCGCCGTGGACACGCTGCGCTCCGCCGCCGCCGGCGGGCTGACCGGGCGCGTCGCGCCGAGCCGCGGTCAGCTGCTGCGCCGGGCGACCCTGACCAACCTCGCGAACCCGAAGGTGATCCTGTTCTTCGCCGCGTTCCTGCCGCACTTCGTCCGGGCCGACCGCGGTGCGGTCGCCGGTCAGCTCCTGGTGCTCGGCGCGGTGTTTCTGCTCGTCGGGCTGGTGGTGGACAGTGCGATCGGGCTCGCCGCCGGGCAACTGCGCACCGCGCTGGCGCCGGGCTCGCGGGCCGGCCGCGCCCTCACCGTGCTGGCCGGCGCCACCTTCGCGGTACTGGCCGTCCTGCTGGTGGTCGACGTGGTCACGGCGTGGCGCTGA